In Kocuria turfanensis, a single genomic region encodes these proteins:
- the yczR gene encoding MocR-like transcription factor YczR gives MTRRISARALAPMLPPPSDRGPAYRELADHLRLLVLDGRVPLGVALPGERELAAALGLSRTTVTGAYRLLREEGCLTGRQGARSTTALPGGTGTSTPGPEAPDGVLDLAYAALPAAPQAVHAAYAAALQDLPAHLPSHGYSPAGVDVLRGAVAGKYTARGLPTTPEQILVTSGAQHALHLVLRLVTAAGDRVVVDHPSYPHALDAVREARCRPVPVALGSTGWDVEGFRAALRQAAPTMAYVIPDFHNPTGRCMTGAERAEIVRAARESRTTLVVDETLVDLHLDGPSGPPTGAHHPDVISIGSTSKSYWAGLRIGWIRATPGTITRLAAARPSVDMGSPIVEQLATAALLRDPDVLPARREQLRAQRAALVALLGEHLPGWRFEVPPGGLSLWAELPEPVSSALAALAPRYGLRLAAGPRFGVDGAFERFLRLPFTLPVPDLERAVSGLARADAALGSTPLDAVSPTAAAQLA, from the coding sequence ATGACCCGCAGGATCAGTGCCCGCGCCCTGGCACCGATGCTCCCGCCCCCGTCCGATCGCGGACCCGCCTACCGCGAGCTGGCGGACCACCTGCGCCTGCTCGTGCTCGACGGGAGAGTGCCGCTGGGCGTCGCGCTGCCCGGGGAGCGTGAGCTGGCGGCCGCCCTCGGTCTCAGCCGGACCACCGTCACCGGGGCCTACCGGCTGCTGCGGGAGGAGGGCTGCCTCACCGGCCGGCAGGGCGCGCGCAGCACCACCGCCCTGCCCGGCGGGACCGGGACGAGCACGCCGGGCCCGGAGGCACCGGACGGAGTGCTGGACCTCGCCTACGCCGCGCTGCCGGCCGCACCGCAGGCGGTGCACGCCGCCTACGCCGCCGCCCTCCAGGACCTGCCGGCCCACCTGCCGAGCCACGGGTACTCCCCTGCCGGGGTGGACGTGCTGCGCGGGGCCGTCGCCGGGAAGTACACCGCCCGGGGCCTGCCGACCACGCCGGAACAGATCCTCGTCACCTCCGGGGCGCAGCACGCCCTGCACCTGGTGCTCCGGCTGGTCACCGCGGCGGGCGACCGCGTCGTCGTCGACCACCCCTCCTATCCCCACGCCCTCGACGCCGTGCGGGAGGCGCGCTGCCGTCCTGTGCCCGTGGCCCTCGGGAGCACGGGGTGGGACGTCGAGGGCTTCCGCGCCGCGCTCCGGCAGGCCGCACCGACCATGGCCTACGTGATCCCGGACTTCCACAACCCCACGGGCCGGTGCATGACCGGTGCGGAGCGCGCCGAGATCGTGCGCGCCGCGCGCGAGTCCCGGACCACGCTGGTCGTGGACGAGACGCTCGTGGACCTGCACCTCGACGGTCCCTCCGGTCCTCCGACGGGCGCCCACCACCCGGACGTCATCTCGATCGGCTCGACGAGCAAGTCCTACTGGGCGGGGCTGCGCATCGGGTGGATCCGTGCGACGCCCGGGACGATCACCCGGCTGGCGGCGGCGCGGCCGAGCGTGGACATGGGCTCGCCCATCGTCGAGCAGCTGGCGACGGCGGCGCTGCTGCGGGACCCGGACGTGCTCCCGGCCCGCCGGGAGCAGCTGCGCGCCCAGCGGGCGGCGCTGGTCGCACTGCTCGGGGAGCACCTGCCCGGCTGGCGGTTCGAGGTCCCCCCGGGCGGACTCTCCCTGTGGGCCGAGCTGCCGGAACCGGTCAGCAGCGCGCTGGCCGCGCTCGCGCCGCGCTACGGGCTGCGCCTGGCGGCCGGGCCCCGCTTCGGCGTCGACGGGGCCTTCGAACGGTTCCTGCGCCTGCCCTTCACCCTCCCCGTCCCGGACCTGGAACGGGCGGTGTCCGGCCTGGCCCGTGCCGACGCCGCGCTCGGCAGCACGCCGCTCGATGCCGTCAGCCCTACGGCGGCCGCGCAGCTGGCC